A single Chiroxiphia lanceolata isolate bChiLan1 chromosome 25, bChiLan1.pri, whole genome shotgun sequence DNA region contains:
- the LRIF1 gene encoding LOW QUALITY PROTEIN: ligand-dependent nuclear receptor-interacting factor 1 (The sequence of the model RefSeq protein was modified relative to this genomic sequence to represent the inferred CDS: inserted 2 bases in 2 codons; deleted 3 bases in 3 codons), with amino-acid sequence MSGSAERRPQFIAGCMYRVLQTTGPDGKNLLKLLPISKPSGSFVPLVQAPAMPNSPAGNISTPVHLTFKTQLGSSAAPSSVKIFQSPNPGKIILTRTLEKQEGVRADSEKEGLVPGASVQGRGSVQDVAVPGSSPQSGTAYMVVNRNPLPAQNPGKPLVLPSGHHLQIPADAEVKSVPASLLPPAIQQKILAAAATSASDGSKMPTVIYVSPVNTVRTPQALSKRMQALCPQSSPEAPRTLLLAAAPEGAVCWPGRGGRRRHQAPMKWIVQEATPVTPCLIPVKSSNNVASKILKTLSDTKNVGVSSASVLPLCPSGPGAGQTKLTPLKDNALVMYNGKVYLLAKRGSDILAAQAERQTPSSPEPSLRKETPQRVDSSAVNQITSKVVNLVLSKNKGVLLAQXDPNPRARPPTFLPNDSRAAPAAPVLAGAAQQDPGAIQGHPWPCSTPMGDTPGPAGGHRAPWQGQYPGPGQRGLCHPSGRGTGSSADWPKEKLGLTKEERVYLRRIPLIQILGESRGKGCSSDSLERRSDSCSSSSLDGIGNCLQNVFQRKDIADPEEDLTRKGKSDPPPSDSRNERETPQSTSPSSETTNALPRSVSPPPASPEPSIPTGSSRASQRRDSEPGTPPAGSAGTDLEIPELVAPGGAPSLLEGSFRDDAFPAAPPDLDETIXDEKIKRLKQLLREREAALEEMRREMQQS; translated from the exons CATCGCAGGCTGCATGTACCGAGTCCTTCAGACCACGGGACCAGATGGAAAAAACCTCCTGAAATTGCTCCCCATTTCCAAACCTTCGGGAAGCTTTGTGCCGCTAGTTCAGGCTCCAGCCATGCCAAATAGCCCTGCAGGGAACATCTCCACCCCTGTCCATCTTACCTTTAAGACCCAGCTCGGCAGTTCTGCTGCACCTTCATCCGTTAAGATCTTCCAGTCTCCTAAT CCGGGGAAGATCATTCTTACGAGGACGTTAGAGAAGCAGGAG GGTGTCAGGGCAGATTCTGAGAAGGAGGGCTTGGTTCCCGGTGCCAgtgtgcagggcaggggctcTGTGCAGGACGTGGCCGTGCCCGGCTCCTCACCCCAGAGCGGCACAGCCTACATGGTGGTCAACAGaaaccccctcccagcacagaaCCCCGGCAAGCCCCTGGTGCTGCCCTCCGGCCACCACCTGCAGATCCCGGCTGATGCCGAGGTGAAGTCTGTCCCGGCGTCCCTGCTGCCCCCGGCCATCCAGCAGAAGATCCTGGCGGCCGCAGCCACCTCTGCGTCCGACGGCTCCAAGATGCCGACGGTGATTTACGTGTCCCCTGTGAACACCGTGAGGACCCCCCAGGCCCTCTCCAAACGGATGCAGGCCTTGtgcccccagagcagccccGAGGCTCCCAGAACCCTGCTGTTGGCAGCAGCCCCAGAGGGGGCCGTGTGCTGGCCCGGCCGAGGGGGCCGCCGGCGCCACCAGGCCCCCATGAAGTGGATCGTGCAGGAGGCCACTCCGGTCACCCCGTGCCTCATCCCCGTGAAATCCTCCAACAACGTGGCTTCCAAGATCCTGAAAACCCTGTCGGACACCAAGAACGTGGGAGTGAGCTCTGCCAGcgtcctgcccctctgccccagcgGGCCCGGGGCCGGCCAGACCAAACTGACGCCGCTGAAGGACAATGCCCTGGTCATGTACAACGGGAAGGTCTATCTGCTGGCCAAGAGGGGCTCTGACATCCTGGCAGCTCAGGCTGAGAGACAAACCCCCTCCTCTCCTGAGCCCTCACTCAGAAAGGAGACGCCCCAGCGCGTGGACTCCTCTGCTGTCAACCAGATCACCAGCAAAGTGGTCAACCTGGTGCTGTCCAAGAACAAAGGGGTGCTGCTGGCCC ACGACCCAAACCCACGGGCAAGACCTCCAACATTCCTCCCCAACGACTCCAGAGCCGCCCCCGCGGCCCCAGTGCTGGCCGGTGCTGCCCAGCAGGATCCTGGGGCCATCCAGGGCcatccctggccctgctccacaCCCATGGGAGACACCCCAGGCCcggctggggggcacagggcaccGTGGCAGGGACAGTACCCCGGCCCAGGGCAGCGGGGGCTGTGTCACCCCAGTGGGAGAGGAACAGGCTCCAGTGCAGACTGGCCCAAG GAAAAATTGGGGCTCACCAAGGAGGAGAGAGTTTACCTGAGGAGAATCCCACTGATT CAGATCCTGGGAGAATCCAGAGGAAAGGGCTGTTCCAGTGAcagcctggaaaggagaagTGATTCCTGCAGCTCATCCTCCCTGGATGGAATAGGGAACTGCCTGCAGAATGTGTTCCAGAGAAAAG ATATCGCGGATCCGGAGGAGGATCTgaccaggaaaggaaaatcagatCCTCCCCCGTCAGACAGCAGGAATGAGAGGGAAACTCCTC AATCCACAAGCCCAAGTTCAGAAACCACCAATGCACTTCCCAGGAGCGTTTCACCCCCTCCAGCCTCCCCGGAGCCGAGCATTCCCACGGGATCCTCCAGAGCTTCCCAAAGGAGGGACTCGGAGCCAGGGACACCCCCGGCGGGCAGCGCTGGCACGGACTTGGAGATCCCAGAGCTGGTGGCTCCCGGAGGGGCTCCCTCCCTTCTGGAAGGTTCCTTCCGGGACGACGCTTTCCCGGCGGCTCCCCCAGACCTGGACGAGACGA CGGACGAGAAGATCAAGCGGCTGAAGCAGCTCCTGCGGGAGAGGGAGGCGGCGCTGGAGGAGATGAGGAGGGagatgcagcagagctga